In Trichocoleus desertorum NBK24, the following are encoded in one genomic region:
- a CDS encoding CHASE2 domain-containing protein has translation MNWQFREWGWRLLPGGITALIVVGLLKVGAWQPLEQLSYRLLFRLRGDQAWDERVVIVAIDEPSLKKYGLFPWPRQYHTQLLQRLTKAEPSAIAFDVILSEPTPQDASLAAAMQQQSHVVLAQAWDYLGTPLHISPPLKTAAVDVGHVLKQEDTDGVTRSIQPQVRGVAALGLAAVQVHSLVQEPVQLPPLDQPLWVNWPGSAQRLQQYSYAAVLQGQVPNTAFKNKIVLVGMTAIGFDPLPTPFNRNPSASGVHLHAAVISNLLQQNWLHRPPQSWSWLLLLAGPSFSWLLSRGNTSQQLAIWIGTCLSWGGVSLLLFGAGYWIPVAAPLILTTVTTGVVVLHDRLRVNSLLQARSEFLATMSHEIRTPMNAVIGMTGLLLDTPLSEQQRDFVETIRSSGDALLTIINDILDFSKIESGKLELEEQPFELRTCVEECLDLLASKAAEKNLELTYWIDPAVPQQLLGDITRIRQILVNLLSNAVKFTPAGEVVVSVKASFATNQRLKTVEPTSSLKASLKNRGKVYEICFAVKDTGIGIPPDRLDRLFKSFSQADSSTTRQYGGTGLGLVISQRLSQMMGGRMWVETHLNQGSTFYFTVLAPAAPELVPLNLASSQAQLTGKRLLIVDDNATNRRILSLQAQSWQMQPETVDSGTAALACLQAQPAFDLVILDMQMPGMNGLTLADAIRQLPGCQTLPLVMLTSLGRPEVNAQAIAAKFAAFLTKPVKQTQLYNALLQVMGAQPILTSHAQPLPRFDQGLSDRHPLRLLLAEDNVVNQKVALRLLEKMGYRADVAGNGLEVLDALQRQTYDVVLMDVQMPEMDGLTATRQIHQHWPSNQRPRLVAMTANAMQGDREACLKAGMDDYISKPIRTEELMQALLRCPSHPVAAASSTSATAVVIDPQALEALRELGGEEAEALLQEIIDTYLEDTPKLLQAIASALESQDAIALKHAIHTLQVTSTHIGAVSLCKVCQDLQATQSAEDLVSREWLARLETEYRKVVVALQAEHPQVRA, from the coding sequence ATGAATTGGCAGTTCCGTGAATGGGGATGGCGGCTGCTGCCTGGTGGCATCACTGCCCTCATTGTGGTTGGTCTGCTTAAGGTAGGAGCTTGGCAGCCTTTAGAGCAGCTGTCTTATCGGCTGTTATTTCGGCTGCGAGGAGATCAAGCTTGGGATGAGCGAGTGGTGATTGTCGCCATTGATGAACCCAGTCTGAAAAAATATGGTCTCTTTCCTTGGCCCCGACAGTATCACACCCAGCTATTGCAGCGCTTAACTAAAGCCGAACCGAGTGCGATCGCCTTTGATGTCATTCTGTCAGAACCCACTCCTCAAGATGCCAGTTTAGCAGCAGCAATGCAGCAGCAAAGCCATGTCGTTTTAGCCCAAGCCTGGGACTATCTTGGCACTCCTTTACACATCAGCCCACCCCTAAAAACCGCCGCAGTTGATGTCGGCCATGTGCTCAAGCAAGAAGACACGGATGGCGTGACTCGCAGCATTCAACCCCAGGTGAGAGGAGTAGCAGCTCTCGGATTAGCGGCGGTGCAAGTGCATTCCTTAGTTCAGGAACCCGTTCAACTACCACCGCTGGATCAACCGCTATGGGTCAATTGGCCAGGTTCAGCCCAGCGACTTCAGCAATATTCCTATGCTGCCGTATTGCAAGGGCAAGTACCGAACACTGCCTTCAAGAACAAAATTGTTTTAGTGGGCATGACAGCGATTGGGTTTGATCCACTGCCTACCCCTTTTAATCGCAATCCCTCTGCCAGCGGAGTTCACCTCCATGCAGCGGTGATTAGCAATCTCTTGCAGCAGAATTGGTTGCACCGTCCCCCGCAAAGTTGGAGTTGGCTATTGCTGCTAGCTGGCCCCAGTTTCAGCTGGCTTCTCAGTCGTGGAAATACTAGTCAGCAACTTGCCATCTGGATTGGTACTTGTTTGAGTTGGGGTGGGGTTAGCCTGCTACTGTTTGGAGCGGGCTATTGGATACCTGTCGCTGCTCCTTTGATCTTAACCACGGTGACTACAGGGGTTGTAGTTCTACACGATCGCCTCCGGGTCAACTCTTTACTCCAAGCGAGAAGTGAGTTTCTAGCAACCATGAGTCACGAAATCCGCACGCCCATGAATGCAGTCATTGGCATGACAGGATTGTTGCTCGACACTCCTCTTAGCGAGCAGCAGCGAGACTTTGTAGAGACGATTCGCAGCAGTGGCGATGCGTTGCTGACCATTATTAATGACATTCTAGATTTCTCTAAAATCGAATCTGGCAAGCTAGAGCTAGAGGAGCAACCCTTTGAATTACGAACCTGTGTAGAGGAGTGTTTAGACTTACTCGCTTCTAAAGCTGCTGAGAAAAATCTAGAGCTAACTTATTGGATTGATCCAGCCGTACCCCAGCAACTGCTCGGAGATATTACCCGAATTCGGCAGATTTTGGTCAATCTACTCAGTAATGCAGTGAAATTTACCCCGGCTGGAGAAGTCGTGGTTTCGGTTAAGGCGAGTTTCGCTACTAACCAGCGCTTAAAGACGGTTGAGCCGACATCTAGCTTAAAAGCTAGTCTGAAAAACAGGGGCAAGGTCTACGAAATTTGCTTTGCTGTCAAAGATACCGGGATTGGTATCCCACCCGATCGCCTCGATCGCTTGTTTAAATCCTTTAGTCAAGCCGACTCTTCTACCACTCGGCAGTATGGCGGCACGGGTCTGGGGTTGGTCATTAGTCAGCGCCTCAGCCAGATGATGGGTGGTCGGATGTGGGTAGAAACCCATTTAAACCAAGGCTCGACGTTTTATTTCACAGTTTTAGCGCCAGCCGCACCAGAGCTAGTACCGTTGAATCTAGCCAGCTCTCAAGCCCAATTAACTGGGAAGCGGCTGTTAATCGTAGATGACAACGCCACGAACCGACGAATTTTGTCTTTGCAAGCGCAGTCCTGGCAGATGCAGCCTGAAACTGTAGATTCCGGTACTGCTGCTTTGGCATGTTTACAAGCACAGCCCGCGTTCGATCTGGTGATTTTAGACATGCAAATGCCAGGGATGAATGGCCTGACTTTGGCAGATGCGATTCGCCAGTTGCCAGGATGCCAAACCTTGCCCTTGGTGATGCTCACGTCTCTAGGCCGACCGGAAGTGAATGCTCAGGCGATCGCCGCTAAGTTTGCAGCCTTTCTGACTAAACCTGTCAAACAAACCCAGCTTTACAATGCGCTCTTGCAAGTTATGGGAGCCCAACCGATTCTAACTAGCCATGCTCAGCCTCTCCCTAGGTTTGATCAAGGCTTAAGCGATCGCCATCCCCTCCGCTTGTTGCTGGCTGAAGACAATGTGGTGAATCAAAAAGTGGCCTTACGCCTGCTAGAAAAAATGGGCTACCGCGCAGATGTGGCAGGGAATGGGCTGGAGGTGCTGGATGCCTTACAGCGACAAACCTATGATGTGGTGCTAATGGATGTGCAAATGCCCGAAATGGATGGCTTGACGGCAACCCGACAAATTCATCAACACTGGCCCTCTAATCAGCGCCCCCGACTAGTCGCGATGACTGCAAATGCGATGCAGGGCGATCGCGAAGCTTGCCTAAAAGCAGGGATGGACGACTACATCAGCAAGCCCATTCGCACCGAAGAGTTGATGCAAGCGCTCCTACGCTGTCCCTCACACCCAGTTGCTGCGGCTAGCTCTACATCGGCTACCGCAGTCGTGATCGATCCCCAAGCTCTGGAGGCTTTGCGAGAATTGGGAGGGGAGGAAGCAGAAGCACTTTTGCAAGAAATTATTGATACTTATCTAGAAGACACCCCTAAACTGCTACAGGCGATCGCCTCCGCTTTAGAAAGTCAAGACGCGATCGCCCTGAAGCATGCCATCCATACCTTGCAAGTGACTAGCACCCATATTGGGGCAGTAAGCCTCTGTAAAGTGTGCCAAGACTTGCAGGCTACTCAAAGCGCTGAAGACCTGGTTTCTAGAGAATGGTTGGCTCGCCTAGAAACAGAATATCGAAAAGTCGTCGTCGCTTTGCAAGCAGAGCATCCACAAGTGCGAGCCTAA
- a CDS encoding TonB-dependent receptor, with amino-acid sequence MRGTAFSGQAIARLCLLTTTVGAMGVITAAHAAETSAPSASDTPTTPQVSEQLTEDIAEVAVQSTTPSLFNPEKNNLFQGETTKFTVVNDPSSLAVLKADPSSFVLLNEGDRPSAPDATVAPPSTNASSSATNHPIQVSQGEPQPENTIPASTETTPVPTTETTLDTTLDATLGPTITRLEILPADDPRVAADGRSTVTLQGRIIDQNEQLIAEDTVVTLTASAGNFVGADYDSDRPGFQVLARQGQFTAQLQATLEAQKVRVRAAVNRAKPTELSPKIPPVESRQPLLSKGELEAYTQVEFITNLRPSLVTGSINLRLGQSGTDFYSSFRDFLDPELIDDGTQFDVDASVFAIGAIGDWLFTGAYNSQRPLNETCDGTTRLFRDIQFCDQNYPVYGDSSTSTYLTPSIDSVYLRFERTSPVEGAEADYGMWGDYNTQEFARSSQLFTATTRQLHGFKGNYNLGNLQATFLYANNVEGFQRDTIAPDGTSGYYFVSRRLVIPGSENVFLETEEIARPGTVVERKSLSRGPDYEIDYDRGTILFRRPILATEFDPFGRTLVRRIVVTYQHETTGNDTNLYGGRLQYNFSRSLNSESWAGVSYLREDQGSQDFELYGVDFLFPLGGDSRLVGEFAQSSFDSLFRGNVAGSAYRLELSAKLSSGILGQAYYRSVDEGFNNNATFSFTPGQTRYGGAIAANVTPTTKLNLQYDRETNYGIAPLLRTTLPDLFNPAPEPIPGSAVDNTLRTISAGVQQKIGTVDLSVDWVNRDRSDRANPELFEGNTNQLVSRLGLPLTESLTFRAQNELNLQGSDPLYPDRTTLGLDWAAYPGVTVRLAQQFISGGLFGNGSITSLDTILEHHFSENTSVTGRYSVLSGFNSMTGQGAVGLNHRWTIAPGLRMSLNYEHIFSNLFLRTAAGQQFAQPYATGQSAAALGLLSGDSYGVGLEYTDNPNFKASARFEHRTSSAGSNTVISAAAAGKVSPAVTALARYQQASASNQLLTALGDTSNLRLGLAYRNPHSDRFNALLRYEYRFNPAITPDTLLFDRATEAVDHTFALEAIYAPDWRWEFYGKYALRNSTSYRAQDLSNTNTISLAQLRTTYRLGYRMDLVGEMRWISQPTTGFDELGWVVETGYYLTPNLRLAAGYSFGRVDDRDFNGDRSKGGLYLGLNLKLNELFDGFGLQKTVPPQQQESQVKPVASQPGLPTSSNPSPGSSALTNSPSVLPAIAGTAP; translated from the coding sequence ATGAGAGGGACAGCCTTTTCCGGTCAGGCGATCGCTCGTCTGTGCTTGCTAACCACGACAGTCGGAGCAATGGGGGTCATCACTGCTGCCCATGCAGCTGAGACTTCTGCACCATCTGCTTCAGATACACCAACAACTCCACAGGTATCGGAACAGCTTACTGAAGATATTGCTGAAGTAGCAGTTCAATCTACAACTCCTAGCTTGTTTAATCCGGAAAAAAACAACCTGTTTCAGGGAGAAACAACCAAATTTACAGTTGTTAATGACCCCAGTTCATTAGCTGTCCTAAAAGCAGATCCGTCAAGCTTCGTCTTGCTAAATGAAGGCGACCGCCCTTCAGCCCCAGACGCAACGGTAGCACCGCCCTCTACCAATGCCTCTAGTTCTGCCACGAATCACCCGATTCAGGTCAGTCAGGGTGAACCGCAGCCAGAAAATACTATTCCCGCATCCACCGAAACAACCCCAGTTCCCACAACTGAAACAACTTTAGACACAACTTTAGACGCGACGCTAGGGCCGACAATTACTCGTTTAGAGATTCTTCCAGCCGACGACCCACGGGTAGCAGCCGATGGTCGATCGACGGTGACGCTACAGGGTCGAATTATTGACCAGAATGAGCAGCTGATTGCCGAAGATACAGTGGTGACGCTGACAGCGAGCGCAGGAAATTTCGTCGGAGCCGATTACGATTCAGACCGTCCTGGCTTCCAGGTATTGGCACGGCAAGGTCAATTTACAGCGCAATTGCAAGCCACTCTAGAAGCACAAAAGGTCCGGGTACGAGCAGCTGTTAACCGAGCCAAGCCAACAGAACTGTCACCGAAAATTCCACCCGTTGAATCGAGGCAACCATTACTCAGCAAAGGGGAGCTGGAAGCCTATACGCAAGTGGAGTTTATTACCAACCTACGCCCTTCCCTAGTTACAGGCTCGATCAATTTACGATTGGGTCAATCTGGAACAGATTTTTATAGCAGCTTCCGAGATTTTTTAGACCCTGAGCTGATTGATGACGGCACTCAATTTGATGTTGATGCTTCGGTTTTTGCGATCGGGGCGATCGGAGATTGGCTGTTTACTGGTGCTTATAACAGTCAACGACCGCTGAATGAAACCTGTGATGGCACGACGCGGCTGTTCCGCGACATCCAGTTCTGTGATCAAAATTACCCCGTTTATGGAGATAGCTCTACCTCCACTTACCTGACCCCCTCGATTGACAGTGTGTATTTGCGGTTTGAGCGTACCTCTCCGGTAGAGGGGGCAGAAGCAGATTATGGGATGTGGGGGGACTACAACACCCAAGAATTTGCTCGTTCCTCGCAGCTATTTACAGCCACGACCCGCCAGTTGCATGGATTTAAGGGCAACTATAACTTAGGCAATCTCCAAGCTACATTTCTGTATGCCAACAATGTAGAGGGATTTCAGCGAGATACGATCGCGCCAGATGGTACGAGTGGTTATTATTTCGTGTCTCGTCGTCTGGTCATTCCTGGTAGCGAAAACGTTTTTCTAGAAACAGAAGAAATTGCTCGGCCCGGAACGGTAGTTGAACGAAAGTCTCTTAGTCGCGGCCCTGATTACGAAATTGATTACGACCGAGGCACCATTTTATTTCGGCGTCCAATTCTAGCAACGGAGTTTGACCCGTTTGGCAGAACGCTGGTGCGGCGAATTGTGGTGACGTACCAACATGAAACTACTGGCAATGATACCAACCTCTATGGTGGACGGCTGCAATACAACTTTTCTCGCTCTCTCAATAGCGAAAGCTGGGCAGGAGTTAGCTATCTTCGTGAAGACCAAGGAAGCCAGGATTTTGAGCTGTATGGTGTAGATTTTCTTTTTCCCTTAGGAGGCGATAGCAGACTGGTAGGAGAGTTCGCCCAGTCTAGTTTTGACTCCTTGTTTCGGGGTAACGTGGCTGGCTCAGCCTACCGCTTAGAACTATCAGCCAAGCTGTCGTCCGGAATTTTGGGGCAAGCCTACTACCGCTCTGTGGATGAAGGGTTCAACAACAATGCCACCTTCAGCTTTACGCCAGGGCAAACCCGATACGGGGGCGCGATCGCCGCTAATGTCACGCCGACAACGAAGCTAAATCTGCAATACGATCGCGAAACCAACTACGGCATTGCCCCACTGCTCCGAACCACCTTACCGGATCTGTTTAATCCAGCTCCAGAACCAATACCGGGAAGCGCGGTCGATAACACACTCAGAACTATTAGTGCGGGTGTACAGCAGAAAATTGGCACAGTAGACCTGAGTGTAGATTGGGTCAACCGCGATCGCAGCGACCGCGCCAATCCAGAATTGTTTGAGGGGAATACAAACCAGTTAGTGTCTCGGTTGGGCCTACCGCTCACTGAAAGCTTGACCTTCCGTGCTCAAAATGAATTGAATTTACAAGGTAGCGATCCCCTCTATCCCGATCGCACAACCTTAGGGCTAGATTGGGCGGCTTATCCTGGTGTGACCGTGCGCTTAGCCCAACAATTTATTTCGGGGGGGCTATTCGGTAATGGCTCGATCACTAGCCTCGACACAATTCTGGAGCACCATTTTTCTGAAAACACCAGCGTTACAGGTCGTTATTCGGTTCTGAGCGGATTCAATAGCATGACGGGGCAAGGTGCTGTTGGTCTCAATCACCGTTGGACGATCGCGCCGGGGCTACGAATGAGTCTCAATTATGAGCATATTTTCAGCAACCTGTTTTTGCGAACTGCTGCGGGTCAGCAATTTGCCCAACCCTACGCCACAGGTCAAAGTGCAGCAGCTTTGGGTTTATTGTCTGGGGACAGCTACGGGGTGGGACTAGAGTATACTGACAATCCCAACTTCAAAGCCAGTGCTCGGTTTGAGCATCGCACCTCCTCAGCCGGAAGTAACACAGTCATTTCAGCGGCAGCGGCAGGAAAAGTTTCCCCGGCTGTCACTGCACTGGCTCGCTATCAACAAGCAAGCGCTTCTAACCAACTACTGACGGCACTAGGAGATACATCTAATCTCAGATTAGGGTTAGCTTACCGAAACCCTCATAGCGATCGCTTCAATGCCTTGCTGCGGTATGAGTATCGCTTCAATCCCGCTATTACACCAGATACGCTGTTGTTTGATCGAGCAACCGAAGCCGTAGACCATACATTTGCATTAGAAGCCATCTACGCTCCTGACTGGCGATGGGAGTTCTACGGCAAATATGCACTCCGCAACAGCACATCGTACCGTGCACAAGACTTATCGAACACCAATACTATTTCGCTGGCTCAGCTACGCACCACCTATCGGTTGGGTTACCGCATGGACTTGGTTGGAGAAATGCGCTGGATTAGCCAACCGACCACTGGGTTTGATGAACTGGGTTGGGTCGTTGAAACTGGGTATTACCTCACACCCAATCTTCGCCTAGCAGCAGGCTATAGCTTCGGTCGCGTTGATGATCGCGACTTCAACGGCGATCGCTCTAAAGGTGGGCTATATCTTGGCTTGAATCTAAAACTGAATGAACTGTTTGATGGCTTTGGTTTACAAAAAACAGTGCCGCCCCAACAGCAAGAATCGCAGGTGAAGCCTGTAGCGAGCCAACCGGGGTTGCCTACAAGTAGCAACCCAAGCCCTGGCTCCTCTGCCTTGACCAACTCGCCTTCTGTCTTGCCCGCGATCGCAGGCACTGCTCCATGA
- a CDS encoding FecR domain-containing protein yields the protein MKRTWVQLLLLFVLGISLLAIADLAIAQSLKVRVNRWLEVRQIQGAVSLYQGQKLQPAKNGSRIQAVGDGVQTAAKSSAVLAVDTGIGFIKVSENTNIRVLQLERLASGGQVTRLQVTGGQARLQVRPFTNPDSRLEILSPAGLSAVRGTEFGVSVQPDGKTGVATLEGKVAAIAQGASVPIQAGFQSLVIPGEAPLPPTPLREDTRLQLQVLEPVGNNQARIAGQVDVVNLVLVNDQPLSLDREGQFDVRVALPRQRRIRAVVRTPLGKQQIYELAVP from the coding sequence TTGAAACGGACTTGGGTGCAATTACTTCTCCTATTCGTATTAGGAATCAGCCTGCTGGCAATTGCCGATCTCGCGATCGCTCAATCCTTAAAAGTTCGAGTGAATCGTTGGCTAGAGGTACGGCAGATTCAAGGAGCAGTCAGTCTGTACCAAGGTCAAAAATTACAACCCGCTAAAAACGGCAGTCGCATCCAAGCAGTAGGTGATGGAGTTCAAACGGCTGCTAAATCCAGCGCTGTTTTAGCGGTAGATACGGGTATTGGCTTTATTAAAGTTTCTGAGAACACCAATATCCGAGTTTTACAACTAGAACGGCTGGCTAGTGGCGGACAAGTGACGCGGCTACAGGTGACAGGTGGACAAGCTCGCCTTCAAGTCAGACCCTTCACCAATCCTGATTCGCGCTTAGAAATTCTCTCGCCTGCGGGCCTAAGTGCAGTGCGTGGGACTGAGTTTGGCGTGAGTGTGCAGCCAGATGGCAAAACTGGGGTCGCCACCTTAGAAGGCAAAGTCGCCGCGATCGCTCAAGGAGCCAGTGTCCCCATTCAAGCGGGGTTCCAAAGTTTGGTCATCCCTGGAGAAGCACCCTTACCTCCTACCCCATTACGAGAAGATACTCGACTGCAACTCCAAGTCTTGGAGCCAGTAGGCAATAACCAAGCGCGAATTGCTGGACAAGTGGATGTTGTTAATCTGGTATTAGTGAACGATCAACCCCTTAGCCTCGATCGCGAAGGTCAGTTTGATGTCAGAGTTGCACTGCCCCGCCAGCGACGGATTCGGGCTGTAGTCAGAACTCCCTTGGGAAAACAGCAAATTTATGAATTGGCAGTTCCGTGA
- a CDS encoding DUF11 domain-containing protein: protein MTRTFKLFSFDKSDKRVRWAWATLGLTLAIGTTNLASHPAQAEGSRNLYPATTTGNRANLEWRNSLYANLLRRRTLLQVYANQGEVILLGSSAVGVEQGDALVYNPGRVTGPVGDRIIPGTADFQCSTQRALPGAPATQGQILSRNQELVGPDTIPGGSVTNGYIPCFYVAPTSGIYSVAFFGPEGGNSDREVIPTGAITPLQTGDSQGTSVAAWDVTIRNSLTSSTDINGRLFTDYLALLTGGNGQPIDSTLLTVTTDGYRYRTSLRGIDPFGFVVFGNRVGFLDSDGVTPLNRDLVGGSATDNQLMNPQGGITIAPPEFPLFFSNSPEAAALTTLGIPLNPIAPEVVQGSFSFQGSVAGNTSLVSTGGTFSYTTNVEHVYEMVISRDGTDFDPTNPQNRVLRGVRPAGTQTVTWNGLDNNGDPFPVGTDYPARLVVRAGEYHFPLLDVENSLSGSPTYTLLNPPNNVCPPFEGGCRAAFYDDRGYRTASGETIGTLNQVLPSGRNPPVPPNSNFTTGFDTASGQRAFGDGTINGFGNAKGLDLWTYYPSNPELTLLNIVATANSDLSLTKTVAETQVVVGQNLTFTITVANAGPAQATNVVATEQLPPGLTFVSATPSQGTYDNVSGQWTIGTIANGANATLQVVARVDTTAPITNTAQISGSDQPDPDSTPGNDNPQEDDQASVVLSADLSLTKTVTPARVSVGQNATFTITVANAGPLDATNVVATEQLPSGLTFVSATPSQGTYDNVSGQWTVGTIANGATATLQVVARVDTTAPITNTAQISGSDQPDPNSIPGNNNPQENDQSSAALGAPNLRFIKRITSLTRAGAPIRFTDFVDDPNDPNDSVSGWSQLSPVGVLTIDPNNPLNSGDEVEYTLYFLSDGAVPAEGASVCDQIPPGTIFIPDSFGATTGIQFNRANAARALTNSVDTDEGNFFTPLAPLPNGNACPASAQTNANGSVIVNLGEVSSTPGQNFGFVRFRVRID, encoded by the coding sequence ATGACACGTACCTTCAAACTTTTTTCTTTTGACAAAAGTGATAAAAGAGTTCGCTGGGCTTGGGCTACGCTCGGTCTCACCCTCGCGATCGGCACGACAAATTTAGCAAGCCACCCTGCCCAAGCCGAGGGCAGTCGCAACTTATACCCCGCTACTACTACTGGTAATCGAGCCAACTTGGAGTGGCGTAACAGCCTCTATGCCAACCTGTTACGACGACGGACATTGTTGCAAGTCTATGCCAACCAAGGAGAAGTAATTCTCTTAGGCTCTAGTGCGGTTGGGGTGGAGCAAGGAGATGCCTTAGTCTATAACCCAGGGCGAGTAACAGGGCCAGTTGGCGACAGAATTATTCCAGGTACAGCTGACTTTCAATGCTCAACGCAACGGGCTCTGCCTGGTGCACCTGCTACTCAAGGTCAAATTCTCAGCCGCAATCAAGAACTGGTGGGGCCAGATACTATTCCTGGTGGTTCAGTAACCAATGGCTACATTCCTTGTTTTTATGTAGCACCTACCTCTGGCATCTACAGTGTGGCCTTTTTCGGGCCTGAGGGGGGTAATAGCGATAGGGAAGTCATTCCAACAGGCGCAATTACTCCTCTCCAAACAGGTGATAGTCAAGGAACCAGTGTTGCAGCTTGGGATGTGACGATCCGCAACAGTTTGACATCCTCGACTGACATTAATGGCCGCCTCTTCACTGATTATTTAGCTTTATTGACTGGGGGTAATGGTCAGCCTATTGACTCAACACTGCTCACAGTCACGACAGATGGCTACCGTTACCGAACCAGCTTAAGAGGCATTGATCCCTTTGGTTTTGTCGTTTTTGGCAATCGAGTAGGCTTTTTAGATAGTGATGGTGTTACACCGCTCAATCGCGATCTGGTGGGAGGAAGTGCCACAGATAACCAACTGATGAATCCTCAAGGAGGGATAACGATCGCGCCTCCAGAGTTCCCTCTCTTCTTTAGCAATTCACCTGAAGCTGCAGCGTTAACTACTCTGGGAATTCCTTTAAATCCTATTGCCCCAGAGGTTGTCCAAGGTAGTTTTAGCTTCCAAGGTTCAGTAGCAGGCAATACTAGCCTAGTGTCAACAGGCGGTACTTTTAGCTATACAACTAATGTTGAACACGTCTACGAGATGGTGATCAGTCGGGACGGTACCGACTTCGACCCAACTAACCCTCAGAACCGGGTTTTACGAGGAGTACGACCTGCAGGGACTCAAACCGTTACATGGAATGGTTTAGATAACAATGGCGATCCTTTTCCAGTCGGAACTGACTATCCAGCACGCCTTGTAGTGCGAGCAGGAGAATACCACTTTCCACTGTTAGACGTAGAAAATAGTCTTTCCGGAAGTCCTACTTACACCTTACTCAATCCCCCAAATAATGTTTGTCCTCCATTTGAAGGGGGGTGTAGGGCAGCTTTCTACGACGATCGCGGTTATCGCACTGCTAGTGGTGAGACGATTGGAACTTTAAATCAAGTTCTGCCAAGTGGAAGGAATCCACCAGTACCACCAAACAGCAACTTTACTACAGGGTTTGACACCGCCTCTGGACAGCGTGCGTTTGGAGATGGGACGATTAACGGCTTTGGCAATGCCAAAGGGCTAGATCTGTGGACTTATTATCCGAGTAATCCAGAGCTGACGTTGTTGAATATTGTTGCTACGGCAAATTCTGACTTATCGCTCACAAAGACGGTTGCTGAGACCCAGGTAGTGGTTGGTCAAAATTTGACTTTCACAATTACAGTGGCGAACGCTGGCCCCGCCCAAGCCACAAATGTAGTCGCAACGGAGCAACTGCCGCCAGGGTTAACTTTTGTCTCAGCTACTCCCAGTCAGGGCACCTACGACAACGTCAGTGGCCAATGGACGATCGGCACGATCGCTAATGGCGCTAATGCAACCCTACAAGTTGTAGCTCGTGTTGATACAACTGCACCGATTACTAACACAGCTCAAATTAGTGGCTCAGACCAACCAGACCCCGACTCCACACCTGGAAATGACAATCCACAAGAGGACGACCAAGCAAGCGTTGTCTTAAGTGCTGATTTGTCGTTGACTAAAACTGTGACTCCTGCCAGAGTATCGGTTGGCCAGAACGCAACTTTCACAATTACAGTGGCAAACGCTGGCCCCTTAGATGCAACAAATGTCGTTGCCACGGAACAACTGCCGTCGGGGTTAACTTTTGTCTCAGCCACTCCTAGCCAAGGCACCTACGACAACGTCAGTGGCCAATGGACAGTTGGCACGATCGCTAATGGAGCAACTGCGACGCTACAAGTTGTAGCTCGTGTCGATACAACTGCACCAATTACTAACACAGCTCAAATTAGTGGCTCAGACCAACCAGACCCTAACTCCATACCGGGGAACAACAATCCCCAAGAAAATGACCAGTCCAGTGCTGCGTTAGGAGCGCCTAATCTCCGCTTCATCAAGCGAATTACGAGCCTGACTCGCGCTGGAGCGCCAATCCGCTTTACAGATTTTGTTGACGACCCTAATGACCCCAATGATAGTGTGTCAGGTTGGTCTCAACTGTCGCCTGTGGGAGTGCTAACCATCGACCCGAACAATCCTTTAAACAGTGGAGACGAGGTGGAATACACACTGTACTTCCTTTCGGATGGTGCTGTACCCGCTGAAGGCGCTAGTGTTTGCGATCAAATTCCGCCAGGAACCATATTTATTCCTGACAGTTTCGGAGCAACTACAGGCATCCAATTTAACCGAGCCAATGCCGCTAGAGCGCTGACCAATAGTGTGGACACGGATGAGGGCAATTTCTTCACGCCTCTAGCACCTCTCCCCAACGGCAATGCTTGTCCCGCCAGTGCTCAAACCAACGCTAATGGGTCTGTCATTGTCAACCTAGGAGAAGTTTCTAGTACTCCAGGCCAAAATTTTGGTTTTGTGCGCTTTCGGGTCAGGATTGATTAG